The sequence ATTTTGATGGTTTTGGAGAAGGAGGTAATTTTGGAGGAGGCGGTAGTAGTAGTAATTGGTAATTAAACTAACTATCTAATTTTTTTACATATTTCAAATATTCTTTAAATTGAGAAATTTTTTTTAAAATATCTTTTTCTTTTTTTTTCTCTTTTAAAAGTAAATCATTTGTAACAGAAGTTGTATATTTAATATTCAATAAATTTTTCCTAATTATAGATAATAAATTATTAAAATATTGAATTTTTTTTTCAATATTCATAATATCTTCTATATGATTTGAATGATATTTTTTATTTAAAATAAAAAATTTATCTGAATCTGAAAAAAAATATAAACATGGTATATTTTTAGGTTCTTTTGATACGTAAATTATTTCTGATAAATTAGCTAATTTTAATATAATAGAATTATATTTTTTATCCTTTCTTGTAGAGAATAATATAAGACTTTTTTTATAAGGTATATTACTAGTATTTCTTATACTACGTATTTTAGATACTATTTTAGTAGCTTTTTCAAAAGAAACTAATATTTCATAATCATAGGATTTTTTCTTAGGCCAAGAAGAAATTATCAAAGCTTCTTCTGTATTCCTTTTTTTAATCATATTCCAAATTTCTTCTGAAATAAAAGGCATATATGGATGTAATAATTTCAACACATTTTCAAAATATTCAATAGTATTTAAATATACTATTTTAGATATAGATTTATTTCCAGAAATAGGTTTAATAATTTCAAGAAAAAATGAACAAAAATCATACCATATAAATTTATATAAAACCATTAATGATTCATCTAACTTATATTCTTGAAATAATTTTTCAAAAATTTCTAAAATATAATGAAAACGATTTTTAATCCATTTAATAGCAACAATAGATGAATCAGGTACAACTTTATTGTCCTCTATTTTCCAACTTTTAATTAAACGATAGGCATTCCATATTTTATTAGAAAAATTTCTTCCTTGTAAACATATTTTTTCTTCAAAATGGAAATCTTTTCCTGCACTAGTTCTAAGCATAAGACCTATACGAACAGCATCTGCTCCATATTTATTAATTAAATCTATAGGATTAGGAGAATTATTTAACGATTTTGATATTTTTTTATTTTTAAAATCTCTAATAATTCCAGTAAAATAAACCCTTTTAAAGGGTTTATTTTTTTTAAAAAAAAAACCTGAAATAATCATACGAGCTACCCAAAAAAATAATATATCTGAACCTGTTACTATATTTTCAGTAGGATAATAATAACATATTTCATGATTATAAGGATGATAAATTCCATCAAATGCAGATAAAGGTAATAAACAAGAAGAAAACCAAGTATCTAAAACATCTGCATCTTGCCATATTTCATCTTTTTTTAATTTTGAATTTTTACTTTTTATTCTTGCTTTTTCTAAAGCTTTTTCTAAATTTTCTGCAACTACGAAATCGTTAAATTTTTTTCCATAATAAAAAACAGGAATACGATGCCCCCACCATAATTGACGTGATATGTTCCAATCACGAATTTTATTCATCCATTGAAAATATATTTTTTCAAATTTTTTTGGATAAAATTGAATATTTCCATTTTTTACTGCTTTTATTGCAGGAATAGATATTTTTTTCATTTTCAAAAACCATTGAAGCGATAATCTTTGTTCTACTACTGATAAAGTACGTTCTGAAAAACCAACTTTATGATTCAAATTATCTATTTTTACCAAAACTCCTAAATAATTTAATTCTTCTATTATTTTTTTTCTTGCGACAAAACGATCCATACCTTTATAATGAAGTCCTTTTTCGTTAATAGTAGCATCTTCGTTGAAGATATTAATAATATCTAATTGATATTTATCTGCTATATTTTTATCTTGTACATCGTGAGCTGGAGTTATTTTTAAACATCCTGTTCCAAAATTTGAATCTACATAAGTATCCTCTATTATAGGTATATATCTATTTAATATTGGTATTTTAGCATATTTTCCTTTTAAATGTGAATAACGTAAATCATATGGATGATAACAAATAGCTGTATCTCCAAATATTGTTTCAGGACGAGTGGTAGCTATAGTCACATAATTTTTTTCACCTTCTATTTTATATTTTATATAATAAAGTTTACCAATACGTTCTTTATAAATAACTTCTTCATCAGAAAGAGTAGTTTTAGCTTCAGGATCCCAATTTACAACATGATATCCTCTATATATATATCCTTTATCATACAAATCTATAAAAACTTTTGTAACAGATTTAGATAATTTTTGGTTCATTGTAAATTGAGTACGATTCCAATCACATGAACATCCAAATTTTTTAAGTTGATCAAAAATAATATTTTTATGTTTTTGAGCCCATTTTAAAACATAAAATAAAAATTTTTCTCTTCCTAAAATAAATTTAGATAATCCTTTTTTTTTTAAAAAATCTACTACTTTAGCTTCTGTTGCAATAGAAGCATGATCTGTTCCTGGAACCCAACACGTATTATATCCATTCATTCTAGCATGCCTTATTAAAACATCTTGTATAGTATTATTCAACATATGTCCTATATGTAAAATACCGGTAATATTTGGTGGTGGCATTATTATAGTATAAGCTTTCCTATCATCTGGATAGGATGAAAAATAATTTTTTTTCATCCAATCATCATATATTTTTTTTTCAATAGATGTTGGATCATATTTAACTGGAATATCCATAAATTTAAAAATATAAAAAAAATTGAAATAATAATGAAAATAATATTAATAGCTGCTGTTTCAGAAAATGGATTTATAGGAAAAAATAATAAATTAATGTGGCATTTACCTAATGACTTAAAACGTTTTAAAAATATAACTATAGGGGAAACAATTATCATGGGAAGAAAAACTTTTGAATCAATTGGAAAAATACTTCCAAAAAGACGAAATATTATATTAAGTAAAAAAATAAAACTATTAAAAAAAAATATTAAAATTCTTTCTTCTATAAAAGAAATAAATTTTCTTTCTTATGAAAAAATATTCATTATAGGAGGAGAACAAATTTATAAAGCTACAATAGAAATAGCTCATATAATAGAACTAACATTAGTACATAATAACTTTTATGGAGACGCAATTTTTCCAAAAATAGATACTAAAAAATGGAAAAAAATATATGAATTTTTTCATAAAAAAGATAAATATCATTTATATAACTATAGTTTTATAAGATTTGAAAAAAAATAAAAATTTATTCTCTTCTGTCTAATTCTTTTTTTATTTTTGCTGCTAATTCATAACATTCATTTACTACGGCATGATTTAATAAAATATTTAAATCTTTTTCAGTCATTTTTTCTAAATCCTTTTGACTTTTTTCTTTAAAAAAAAGAATACTACTATTTTCTAATCTAATATCATTATTTTCATTTTCTTTATCAATAGGAAACCCATTTTCAAAATAAATACCTGCTTTATCAAAAATTTCTTTTGTTGTATAAATAGGAGCTTGGAATCGTACTGCTAAAGCTACAGCATCTGATGTTTTTGAATCTATTTTATGTTCTTTTTTTATATTTTTTTCTCCTTTATCCTCATTATCACTTTCAAATAAAATATAAGAAAAAAATATTCCATTTAATAACTTATATATAACAACTGCTTTTATTTTAATATTTAATACTTTTGCAAAAGTTATAAATAAATCGTGAGTAAAAGATCTAGATGGATCTTTCTTTCCTAAAGCATAAGCAATAGATTGAGCTTGTAAACTTTCTATAATAATAGGAAGTTTAATTCTTCCAGATTCTTCTTCAAGTAATAAAACATATATCCCAGATTGTATTTGACTTAAGGATATTCCCCGTATAGCTAATTTTATGAATTGATCCATAGGAAAATATAAAATATTTATAAACCTTTATACTATGACCAAATATACTAAATTTGAAAGTATATTATTGTTTTTTTTACTGTATTTATTAAATAAAATTATTATTTATACATAATAATTTTTTTCTATATTTAGAAACAATAATTTTAAAATTTTTTTATGAAAACTACTTTAAAATTTCCAATTCCTATAATTTTTTTTACATTAGGATTTCTTATTTCTTGTAATGATGAAGTAACAAATTCTGTTATGGAAGAAGATCCTTATCTTACATATAAGATTGTAGAAGAAGAAACTGGAGTTAATAATAAACCATCTGTAAAAAAATCTTATCCTCCTCCTATTGATTCTTCTGATTCTTTTTATTCTTATTCTTATCCTATTTCAACTTATACTAATACTAATACTAATACTACAATAAATGATACAAAAAAAGATGATTATAAAGATGATCTTTTAATTGTAGAAGAATTATCTCAAAAAATAAAAAATATAGGAAAAGAAATAGAAAGTTTAGAAAAAGAAAGCGTTAAATATAATGATGAATTTTCTAATATAATAGATCTTCAAAAAGGTACATTAGATGAAATGGTAAAAATGAAAAAGATTATAAGATTTCAAAGTAAGAATTATGAGAAAGTAAATAAAGCGAAAAAATCTTTTGAAGATCAAAAAAAATTGGCAATAAATAGGATAGAAATCATAAAAGATAAAAATTTATTTATAAACAAATTTAATAAATCAATAAGAGAGAAAAAAAATAAAAAAATATCTATGCAAAATCAAATAAAAAATTTTTTAATAAAAAGAAAAAAACAAATTAGTTGATTTAGTATTTTTTATAACGGAAAAGTAAAGATTTGTCTTTACTTTTCTATACTTTTCCGTTGTTTTTTATATTTTTCTTGAAAAGAAAATAATATTTTATGAAAGAAAAAACTTTTCGACAAGTTATAGCAGAAGCTATGAGTGAAGAAATGAGAAAAAATAAATCAGTTTACCTTATGGGAGAAGAAGTAGCACAATATAATGGAGCTTATAAAGCATCTAAAGGAATGTTAGAAGAATTTGGACCAAAAAGAGTTATTGATACACCTATATCAGAATTAGGATTTTCAGGAATAGGAGTTGGTTCAGCTATGAATGGATGCAGACCAATTATTGAATTTATGACTTTTAATTTTTCTTTAGTAGCTATGGATCAAATCATTAATAATGCAGCAAAAATACGTTATATGAGTGGAGGACAATGGAACATTCCTATTGTTTTCAGAGGTCCTACTGGTTCTGCTGGACAATTAGGAGCTACTCATTCTCAATCTTTTGAAAGTTGGTATGCTAGTTGTCCTGGATTAAAAGTAATAATTCCATGTAATCCTTATGATGCTAAAGGACTTTTAAAATCCGCAATAAGAGATAATAATCCAGTAATTTTTATGGAATCAGAACAAATGTATGGAGATAAAATGATGATTCCAGAAGAAGAATATATTATTCCTATTGGAAAGGCAGATATCAAAAAAAAAGGAAAAGATATTAGTTTAGTATCTTTTGGAAAGATAATGAAAATGGCCCTTAGCATAGCAAAAAAAATGGAAAAAGAAAATATAAGCGTTGAAGTTATAGATATTAGAACTATTCGTCCATTAGATTATGAATCTATACTTACTTCTGTAAAAAAAACAAATCGTTTAATAATTTTAGAAGAATCATGGCCTTTTTCTTCTATTGGTTCTGAAATTTCATATTTCATACAAAAAAGAGCATTTGATTATCTCGATGCTCCTATTGATAGAATATCTTTATTAGATACTCCTGCACCTTATGCTTCTAATTTAATTAAAAATTGGTTTCCTAACGAAGAAAAAATAATAACATCTATTAAAAAAATTTTATACATTTAATAAATAGCTTGAACTATTTTATAAATATTTTCTGGTTTATCCATTGTATAATAATGTATAACTTCTACACCAGAATTTTTTAATTCTTTAGATTGATGAATTCCCCATTCAATTCCTATATGAGATACTATTTTTTTATCTTTTGCTTTTTCTACTTCTTTAACTAATTCATTTGGAATATTTAAATAAAACCTAGATGGTAAACTATTTAATTGTTTTTTAGAAGAAATTGGTTTTATTCCAGGTATTATAGGGACCGTTATTCCTTCTGATCTACATTTTTTAACAAATGTAAAAAATTTTTTATTGTCAAAAAACATTTGAGTTACGATATAATCTGCTCCTGCTTCTACTTTTTTTTTTAAAAAAAATAAATCACTATCAATATTTGGAGCTTCTAAATGTTTTTCTGGATATCCAGCTACTCCAATACAAAAATCAAATAATGGAGATTTTTTTTGTTCAAAAAAAGTATTATCAAGATACTTTCCTTTATTCA is a genomic window of Blattabacterium cuenoti containing:
- a CDS encoding valine--tRNA ligase, which produces MDIPVKYDPTSIEKKIYDDWMKKNYFSSYPDDRKAYTIIMPPPNITGILHIGHMLNNTIQDVLIRHARMNGYNTCWVPGTDHASIATEAKVVDFLKKKGLSKFILGREKFLFYVLKWAQKHKNIIFDQLKKFGCSCDWNRTQFTMNQKLSKSVTKVFIDLYDKGYIYRGYHVVNWDPEAKTTLSDEEVIYKERIGKLYYIKYKIEGEKNYVTIATTRPETIFGDTAICYHPYDLRYSHLKGKYAKIPILNRYIPIIEDTYVDSNFGTGCLKITPAHDVQDKNIADKYQLDIINIFNEDATINEKGLHYKGMDRFVARKKIIEELNYLGVLVKIDNLNHKVGFSERTLSVVEQRLSLQWFLKMKKISIPAIKAVKNGNIQFYPKKFEKIYFQWMNKIRDWNISRQLWWGHRIPVFYYGKKFNDFVVAENLEKALEKARIKSKNSKLKKDEIWQDADVLDTWFSSCLLPLSAFDGIYHPYNHEICYYYPTENIVTGSDILFFWVARMIISGFFFKKNKPFKRVYFTGIIRDFKNKKISKSLNNSPNPIDLINKYGADAVRIGLMLRTSAGKDFHFEEKICLQGRNFSNKIWNAYRLIKSWKIEDNKVVPDSSIVAIKWIKNRFHYILEIFEKLFQEYKLDESLMVLYKFIWYDFCSFFLEIIKPISGNKSISKIVYLNTIEYFENVLKLLHPYMPFISEEIWNMIKKRNTEEALIISSWPKKKSYDYEILVSFEKATKIVSKIRSIRNTSNIPYKKSLILFSTRKDKKYNSIILKLANLSEIIYVSKEPKNIPCLYFFSDSDKFFILNKKYHSNHIEDIMNIEKKIQYFNNLLSIIRKNLLNIKYTTSVTNDLLLKEKKKEKDILKKISQFKEYLKYVKKLDS
- a CDS encoding dihydrofolate reductase → MKIILIAAVSENGFIGKNNKLMWHLPNDLKRFKNITIGETIIMGRKTFESIGKILPKRRNIILSKKIKLLKKNIKILSSIKEINFLSYEKIFIIGGEQIYKATIEIAHIIELTLVHNNFYGDAIFPKIDTKKWKKIYEFFHKKDKYHLYNYSFIRFEKK
- a CDS encoding bifunctional nuclease family protein; translation: MDQFIKLAIRGISLSQIQSGIYVLLLEEESGRIKLPIIIESLQAQSIAYALGKKDPSRSFTHDLFITFAKVLNIKIKAVVIYKLLNGIFFSYILFESDNEDKGEKNIKKEHKIDSKTSDAVALAVRFQAPIYTTKEIFDKAGIYFENGFPIDKENENNDIRLENSSILFFKEKSQKDLEKMTEKDLNILLNHAVVNECYELAAKIKKELDRRE
- a CDS encoding coiled-coil domain-containing protein produces the protein MKTTLKFPIPIIFFTLGFLISCNDEVTNSVMEEDPYLTYKIVEEETGVNNKPSVKKSYPPPIDSSDSFYSYSYPISTYTNTNTNTTINDTKKDDYKDDLLIVEELSQKIKNIGKEIESLEKESVKYNDEFSNIIDLQKGTLDEMVKMKKIIRFQSKNYEKVNKAKKSFEDQKKLAINRIEIIKDKNLFINKFNKSIREKKNKKISMQNQIKNFLIKRKKQIS
- a CDS encoding pyruvate dehydrogenase complex E1 component subunit beta, with the translated sequence MKEKTFRQVIAEAMSEEMRKNKSVYLMGEEVAQYNGAYKASKGMLEEFGPKRVIDTPISELGFSGIGVGSAMNGCRPIIEFMTFNFSLVAMDQIINNAAKIRYMSGGQWNIPIVFRGPTGSAGQLGATHSQSFESWYASCPGLKVIIPCNPYDAKGLLKSAIRDNNPVIFMESEQMYGDKMMIPEEEYIIPIGKADIKKKGKDISLVSFGKIMKMALSIAKKMEKENISVEVIDIRTIRPLDYESILTSVKKTNRLIILEESWPFSSIGSEISYFIQKRAFDYLDAPIDRISLLDTPAPYASNLIKNWFPNEEKIITSIKKILYI
- the metF gene encoding methylenetetrahydrofolate reductase [NAD(P)H], with amino-acid sequence MKVTEHITKAKKSLFSFEILPPIRGHDIKDIFSTLDPLMEFNPPFIDVTYHREEFIYVEKENGLLQRRKISRRPGTVGICAAIMNKYGVDAVPHLICGGFNKQMTENALIDLNFLGIDNVLVLRGDSIKSEKFFIAKKNGHKYAIELVKQVTNLNKGKYLDNTFFEQKKSPLFDFCIGVAGYPEKHLEAPNIDSDLFFLKKKVEAGADYIVTQMFFDNKKFFTFVKKCRSEGITVPIIPGIKPISSKKQLNSLPSRFYLNIPNELVKEVEKAKDKKIVSHIGIEWGIHQSKELKNSGVEVIHYYTMDKPENIYKIVQAIY